Sequence from the Fragaria vesca subsp. vesca linkage group LG4, FraVesHawaii_1.0, whole genome shotgun sequence genome:
GACAAGTATTACACTTGAAATACTATCGATTAAATAGATGTATAGTTCATACACCATTTGTGATTTCGTCCCAAACACACAAAAAACACCAAGCAACGTGGTAAATTGTAAAAGAAGAAAAGAAACATTAGGGTGGGAAGTAGTAGTACTCATTTGGTCGATTTGCTTGTTCCTCTGGTTGGTGCTTCAAGTTTGATGATGATGATGATGGTGATGCTAAAGTCTTTACCCAATAACCAAGATAAGAAGAGAGAGCCTTTGCCGACAAATTCCACGTGACATTCAAATCATCATCATCATCACTCAAAAATGCAATACCCAAAAATATCATCTCATCATTTTGTTCTGTGTATTAATAATATCTATTAATATTATTATTGGTTAATATTAGTATTGATTGTTCCTCTACGACTTCATTTCTCTCTCTTAATTTTCTCATTCCCAAAAGGACCCGCACGCAGATAGAGAGAGCCCTAATCAAATCATACCATTCACAAATTGGGCTTCATTCTTCAGGTCATTGATCTCTCTCTCTCTCTCTCAATTTCTTTCATAGGCCATCTGGGTATGTATGTATGTGTTCTTGTTCTTCTTCTTATTGTTTCAATTTGGTTTGAACAGTTTGATATGAATTTTGAAACCCAGTTGAGCTCTGTGTTCGAGTCTCGGTCTTTTGTTGTTTTGGTGATTCTTTGCAATCTGTTTGTATTTTTGTGGTTTATTTGTTCATGATGGGTTGTATATATTGTGTGTGCATGCCCCCACTTTGATTATGCCTCAAGTTTTGATAGCTTCATAGCACTCATCATCTGCCAAATGATGTAGTAACAATTTCTTTTTTGTATTTGAAAGTAGTTGTTTTCGAACATTTGACTTGGGTTTTGCATAGAATTAGCTCAGGAAGTTGTTTTTTGAAAATTTCGGATAGGACAGTAGAAGCTTGGGGCTCTTCTACCTTCATTTCCTAGGTATTTGGGTTTCTTTTTGTTTTCTTTGTCTATACATAATGTATGTATGGTGAAAGGAAGGATGATAGTGCGTATCTGTAGTGTGTGCGGGGGGTGTTTGTAAATTGTACTAGTGTTCTGTTGAAGATGTTGAGTTTGGACTTGATTGCAGATAGAGCATGGCTTTTGAGCAGCCTCATCAGTTTGAGTATATGGCAGATGAAGGTGACATGTCTGATTTTGTTGAGGATGTTGATGCGGATGCAGATGAAGAAAATCATGGTAGAGATATGGTTCTTGACGAGTACGACATGGTATGTTTTGCCTCCTCTCTTGGTGCCTGTGGTTTGTGTTTTGCTTTTTATTGACAGGACCTGAAATTCTCATCTTGAAAGCTCAACCAGGTGTCAGATACGTCATCTGCTCAAGCACGAAAGGGAAAGGATATTCAGGGTATTCCATGGGATAGGTTAAACATAACAAGGGAAAAGTACAGATTGACGAGGCTTGAACAGTACAAGAATTATGAGAATATCCCTTTATCTGGGGAAGCTGTGGACAAGGTTTCAGTTTGCTCTTAAGTTCTCTCGTTTTCATTTCTGATTACCAATTGAATATTGAAGTTAGTGGGCACTACTAATGAATGCAATCTTCGACATTAGGAGTGTCAACTAACGCAGAAGGGTGGCAACTATTATGAATTCTTCCACAACACAAGATTGGTTAAACCTACAATCCTTCATTTTCAGGTTAGTTGACATGCAAGTGACATATTAGCACTTCCCTTATCATTACATTGTTGATAAGTATAAGTATACTTTGTTGATAACCTTCAATCATGTTGTCGTACAGCTCAGAAATCTGGTTTGGGCTACTTCGAAACATGACGTCTATCTCATGTCCAATTATTCAGTTATGCATTGGTCTTCTCTATCGGGCAATTTGTCTGAGGTCCTCAATTTTTCAGGACATGTTGCGCCAACTGAGGTAGTAGAGTTACCTATACATAAAGTTTACCATTTTGGTTCTTTTCAACCTTACACAAAGAACAAGCAAGTTTTGTTTTTTTTTTTTTTTTTTGGTCCCAATAAAAGTTCTTATGTTTGAGTGTTCATTCACAATTTTGCACATGGTGTTTAGTGTTTATCTATGTATATAGTTTGATTTTGCCAAGTTCTATGGTCTTGCAGAAACATGCAGGAAGTTTATTGGAGGGTTTTATGCAGACTCAGATTAGCACGCTAGCTGTCAAGGACAATTTCCTTGTTGCTGGAGGTTTCCAAGGAGAGCTTACTTGCAAGGTTTGTTTTTCATCTCACTGGTACATTAACCCCTCTGTCATTTGGAGTAAATGTTTAAAGTAGAGAGAAAAAGCTTAACAAATATTTTAGCTAATTTTAAACATATTATTTCTCCAAGAGGACCACCATTTGATGTATTTTGGAGTTATACATAATATATCTCTAAGATTTTCATCTCTTTTTATTATAAACTCTTATTGAGTCGCAGCACATTGGAATTCATTGTTGCATCTAGGATTTTACGTTCTACTTGTCTTGGAGAATTTGCAAACTGATGAGTGAGAAGTGACTGACCTTACATTTATAGAGTTGGATAAGATTTAAATTTTTATGTAATGTACACATGGACTTCTTTTGAATGTTAGTGGTAGTTGGTTAGAATAATGTTAATGAAAATGATTTGTATTAAAATTCTGGAGCAGTTTTGGCTTGGAAACTTTAGAGCAATAAAACCTGCACCAAATGCGTAGAACTGAATTTAGCTCAGGGCATTCCCAATAGGATTTGTTTAGAATATATAGTGAAGTGATGTGATTTATTAAGAGATGATATGGATTTGTGTTTTGGAGTTTTGGCTAGGAGAAGCCGGTTTTGTTGCTCTTTGGTTCTTATATTGGTTTCTGAAAAGCGTATTACTATTTATTTTCCACATTTTCTTCTTATGTTCACCAGTGTTCTTTCTGTGTGTTCCTTTATTTTTTTAATCCAAGTCTCATATACATATCTAGGTATCCCATGTGCACAAATTGGCCATCAATATTTAGCTTGACAAAGAATTACAGAGCTGTAGTTGATTCTAGAAATATTGGGGAATCTGGCTGTAGCACCTGCTTCTAAGCATGGGGCTATTCACTCGAATAGATTTGGCATCTTTGCACACAACGTAGAAGTAGAAAAGTGACATGTGATTGATTATGTTCCATTGTGTCTCAGTTTATGAGTCAAATTTCTGGTAACACCAAGGAGGTTCTTTTTGATTGATACTTGTCAGCTTTTGTAAGGAGTGTAACAGTAGGTGTTTTTGAACCCAACAGATTTCCAGTTATCTCCATTAGGTCTACATCTTCTGACGTATTATTGGCTTGATTGTCATCACTGAACTAGTGACACTGTTACATATTATTAAATAGTAATTTCCGGTCCTTTTACATTCTAAAGAGCGATGAAACTGCAAAATTACCCCATTGTTGTCTGGTTTTCCTTCTTGTGTCCACAGCTGAATGGTCATTGTGACATGGTCATGTACTTTTATTGTGCATTCATATACTAGTTAGTGAATGTCATGACTAGTTGGTCATATACTAGTTGGGGCTTTTGTCTGGTTGCCCACTATTTCTGTTTGTCATTGGGATAAGATCATAAGAGTGATGGTAACTAGAGACAACACAGTGCTGTATTTCTGTTAATGGATTTGTATAATGTTATTTCTCTTTTGGTGCAGCGTCTTGATAAAGAAGGAGTGAGTTTTTGTACCCGAACCACATACGATGACAATGCCATTACAAATGCTGTTGAAATATATGATAGCCTGGGGTATCTTTCCTATTTCTTAAAGCTATTTATCTAGATCTTATTCCTATTTATAAGTAACACAGTCTGAGGCGCAAACTCTTTCAGGGGTGGAATGCATTTCATGGCATCCAATAATGATTGTGGTATAAGGGAATATGACATGGAGAGATTTCAGCTTCTGAATCACTTTAGATTCCCCTGGCCAGTGAATGTGAGTCATCATAGCATGCATTGAATAGGAGTAATGTTATCGTAATCTTTCCTTAAAGATTACTATTAGAAGACCAGTTTTGTTGCTCCTAGATGTTGTACTCAAGAGTACAAGGTTATTGGCCATTTATTTGATGTTGAACTGTCTCTCTATGCAGCATACATCAATAAGCCCAGATCGTAGGCTTGTTGCCGTAGTTGGAGATCATGTGGATGGATTGCTTATGGATTCTCAGAATGGAAAGGTGTCAACATTTTATTTTATTTTTGCAGTCGTTTAGAGCAGAAATATTGCTGCTAGAATGGTCAAGAGTCATTAGAATTTCTGAAGATGATAACTGGGGTAAAGTAATCAATATGGCTATCATGTTCTTTAAGCTGGTGCCCTTCAATTGATATAGATTTCGAGAGCTTTAGGAAATTGACCCTATGCCAGATTTGTTGCCATGCATATAGGAAGGTTTGCATCCTATAATCCTAAGCTTAACCCATTCTTTCGCCAATGATTATATAACTACTAAATCATATAATAACAACTAAAGTAAATGCTAGTTGATTATTGTACCTACAAGGTTCAACAATTAGCCGAGATCGTTGACATGCACTAATAACCGACCAATTGTGAGCAAAGATGATCTTGTCGTAATACAACACTTTCTAAAGCAGTTTAACCAGAATGTAGGTGTGTATACTTTCTGTTTCTAGTAGTATGATGATCTATGATCCTGTCTGTGATTAGTACTAAACCAAAAGTTTTTTACTAAAAAGAAACCATATAGATCAAAAATATAGGGACTTGTCACTAACTAGATGCACATTGTTTGATCTTTCCAGACTATTGCCAAGGTTGTTGGTCATCTAGATTACTCCTTTGCTTCTGCATGGCATCCTGATGGCCGCATATTTGCCACCGGAAATCAGGACAAGACTTCCCGAGTTTGGGATATAAGAAATCTCTCATCACCCATCGCAGTTCTGAAGAATAACTTGGGTGCTTGTCGGTCTATTCGGTTTTCATCAGATGGTCAGTTTATGATTGTTGCAGAACCTGCAGATTTTGTGCACATATATAGTACAACGGCAGATTACCAAAAACGGCAAGAGATTGATTTCTTTGGGGAGATTTCGGGAGTGTCAGCAAGTCCAGACGATGAATCCTTGTACATAGGAATCTGGGACCGTACGTACGCAAGCTTGTTGCAATATAACAGAAGGCATACATATGGATACCTTGATTCCTATTTTTGATTGATTAAGAGAAACGGGTGCTTTCATTTTCAGCCTATCTTTCTGAATTCTCTCTGTTCTATTTCTTGTTATAAATCAAGTTTCACAGTAGAATAAGCCGATTAGACTACATAATAATATGTACAGTGAATATTTAAACTTGCTTGAAAAATCAAAATCCTGAGAATGCATTTTGCTCTTTCGATGTCTTGCAATTCAAGCTCCAAATAGCATTGAGAAGTACTGAAAAAGGTCATGACATAAAATTCTAGTAGATGCCTTGTCTGAGATGCAGGAAGTCTCTTTTGAATATCTGTTTTTAGCTCTATTTAGTAGTCAAGTGGTAATATTGTTTTACTTTGTGAGAAGAAGTATAGCCTTGGATAGCAGTTTACGCAGCAGTTCAAAAGTTTAAACCAAGGTAATGCGCAATAGTCCGAAGCCAATGCAAAGCGTATTTGTCTATTTGAATGATGGTGAGTTGGTGACTGACCTCGGAGGAGTGCAACCAGATTCTACAAGAAGGATCTTAGCAAAACAATGGTAGAAATAGAGCATTGGTGTGGCAAACAGAGAAGATGGATACAAAGCAGGTAGATGGGAGGATAGATTAGATTTCCAAAAGTCCCCAGCAAGGTGTAAAATATTCAAAATATCCTTGATATTTTCTCGAAATTTCTGTTTTTTACGATTACCGATATTAATTTTCATATATTTCTGATATTTTATATTTAGTTTATTTTTTGTCGAATATACAATTTTTAGATAAAATTTGGTAAAATTTCTATCGATATTCGATATTATCTCGATATATCCATCGAAATTTCGTTTTTTTGAACTATCGAAATTTCCATCGTCGTCGATATTTTACTCCTTGGTCCCCTGTCACTCTGTCAGTTTATCACAATGGAAGTGGTACTAAACTACCAGTGAAGCTGGCCGGAGAAAAAGGACAAGAGCAAGGAAGCCCCTCCCGGCGGGACACCGAAGAGATAAGAAATCGCCATGACAGCAAGGGCGCATACATATATCTCCGATGAGAGTGGGGTCCCCGGCCACGGTGGTTTTGTCTTTGCCGGCGAACATGCATGTTGTTGGGGTTTGCTGCTAGGCGCCAAGAACATCTCATCCATCCGTGACTGTTCAAATTGAACAGCTAGCCAAACCCCATACTGATGATACCTACTGTTCCTTCCTTCCTTCCTTCCTTCCTTTTATGAATGAATGAACGGATGAATATGCATGTGATCGATTATGTATTCATCGAGCTGGTCGACATGGTTCGTGTCGTTTCTCACAACCCCCATGCATAATACATATCTTGAAATTTAAGCAATATCTACCTAAGCTATATGTGTGCCCTAGCTAGCTATTTCTTTTTCTTTTCTTTTCTAGCTACTTCATTCTTATATAGTTGCTACTTGCTACCTTGTACAACCCATTCAAAACAAAAAAAAAAACAAAAACTTTGAATCATATAGTTGAGTACTCTCTCTCTCTCTCNNNNNNNNNNNNNNNNNNNNGTCTCTCTCTCTCTCTCTCTCTCTCTCTCTCTCTCTCTCTCTCTCTCTCTCTCTCTCTCATCTATGGCCGGAATGGTGTTGAAGCTATGATGAGCTTCCCCCTTGCTCCTTCCCACATGATATGTTTAACAGAAACATAAATCCACGTCGTCTTATAATTAGAAACTTGACGAACATATATATATATATATAGCAGAACACTGGCCTTTTTCAAAAACAGTGATCGAGGCGGGTAAATATTTGAGAGGGCGATGAATTAATGCACATTTTGGTTGAAAATTAGAGGGTATATAGAGACCAACTGATTCTAGAATCACAAATACAGCAATCACCAACATTTGATGAAATAATTAATTATCAACAGAATGTTTCAAAATTGATTTACGGTTTTTTTAAGGACACAAAAGAATGAATGAGACCTTTTGTTTGTGCTTGAAATTCAGAATCACTTGCTTAGTCAATTTGTTCTTATTATTTTGTTGATTAGTGTCCTAAAAGAGTAGCAATATATTCAAATGGGCATGCAATAATTGAAAACTAAAACAGATACAAACACAAGGTTAAGGTCTAATCACTTTGACTTATTATGCTTGAAATATGCATGATTCAAATTCTTGCTATGTTTAAGGCAAAGACAATTTGGGTTTATGCATAGGGCATAAAATAAAAGTGTACGTATGTGTTTGGAAATGAAAGGGAATGAAGAGATCGAGCAAGAAGAAGCTGAAGCAAGCGACAAGCAGAAATGCATAGATGTGCGTCTGGCATATGATATGTCAGGACTTAGTCGAGCCCAAGATTCACTTTTCCATCAGCAAATTGCTATATTGTCTTGACGCTGCTAGCTATGTGTTGGCATGCATTAGGGTTCATCAATTGTTTATTCACTACTAGCTGCTAATTAAACGATGTGTAAGTGTGTAATTAACTTGTATCAATCTTCACGACCCAAAAGTATTTTCATAGTTTCTATTGCCTTTGTGCAATAGCAATTGTCCACTGCGAGGTGTGAGGGATCTCGTACTCAAGAACTAATTACATCATATCAGTATTATATCTGTGTAGTTACATTAGTAAGTGGATCAGTGTCTGAGTGAAACTCATGTTTTAGTTGTTGTATTATTATCAATTATTCTACTTCAGAGAATGTCATACCCTCTCAGTGTGGAACTTCTCATACTATGTGCAACTCATGGACATAACATTTATACTATTTTGCCATTTATCATACTATGTGCAATGCATATATACAAACATCGTGAACATGACATTGAAAATTTTGAAATAGCTTCGATGAAAAGCTTATTTGCGTTTCGCCATTTATAAGAAACATGGAGAAAAAACAAATTGTGTTATTGCATGTTTTATGAAAGCCCAAGTATTGCTGAACTCGCTGACAAGTCTATGATTAATTAGTATGTCCATTATTAATCAAGAGGAAAAAAAAAACAAAAATGAGGTATTGGAAGAAACTGATAATTATTCACAAAAATTCAACATTAAAAAAAATGAGTGCGGC
This genomic interval carries:
- the LOC101304271 gene encoding uncharacterized WD repeat-containing protein C2A9.03-like: MAFEQPHQFEYMADEGDMSDFVEDVDADADEENHGRDMVLDEYDMLNQVSDTSSAQARKGKDIQGIPWDRLNITREKYRLTRLEQYKNYENIPLSGEAVDKECQLTQKGGNYYEFFHNTRLVKPTILHFQLRNLVWATSKHDVYLMSNYSVMHWSSLSGNLSEVLNFSGHVAPTEKHAGSLLEGFMQTQISTLAVKDNFLVAGGFQGELTCKRLDKEGVSFCTRTTYDDNAITNAVEIYDSLGGGMHFMASNNDCGIREYDMERFQLLNHFRFPWPVNHTSISPDRRLVAVVGDHVDGLLMDSQNGKTIAKVVGHLDYSFASAWHPDGRIFATGNQDKTSRVWDIRNLSSPIAVLKNNLGACRSIRFSSDGQFMIVAEPADFVHIYSTTADYQKRQEIDFFGEISGVSASPDDESLYIGIWDRTYASLLQYNRRHTYGYLDSYF